From Flavobacterium sp. 102, a single genomic window includes:
- a CDS encoding CcoQ/FixQ family Cbb3-type cytochrome c oxidase assembly chaperone: MLKYVKHNLETIAGVEIYPIISLTIFFTAFVLFTVWAMTYSKETIKKVSNLPLED; encoded by the coding sequence ATGTTGAAATATGTAAAACACAATTTAGAAACGATTGCGGGTGTAGAAATCTACCCAATTATTTCTCTGACGATTTTCTTTACCGCTTTTGTCTTGTTCACCGTTTGGGCAATGACCTACAGCAAGGAAACTATCAAAAAAGTAAGTAACCTTCCGTTGGAAGACTAA